The following coding sequences lie in one Lolium perenne isolate Kyuss_39 chromosome 2, Kyuss_2.0, whole genome shotgun sequence genomic window:
- the LOC127336398 gene encoding uncharacterized protein, translating to MATASVGATTSRALEPQSDPSPKFLSEASSSSSSRTAEAEARQVWCHDGADADVLDLDSPWVAAAEAELRLEEAAMDGAAAGLRLHARDEADEDEIRNNQERQDDELMALEAIYGDDLVELENKGGLRYFQIFIRYDLHDDAEVCAKLSSANKKTKCGACPDDDATKEHNVGSDEFSYTCNFEYLPPLILTCLFPKSYPSKEPPYFTVTSKWMDEPNVSQLCEMLDTIWAELTGQEVVYQWVEWIHNSSLLHLWFDGKIMLGQDTPTYRRDRRAISRSLSLESTIPSMLTYSSKKHYQAFLDDLHTCMICLNQTKGSNFIKLPCHHLFCMKCMETLCSMHVKEGTLFQLVCPDAKCNTSIPHYLLKRLLNEEEFERWDRLALEKALDSMADVVYCPKCVIACVEDEDNTAQCPQCSFTFCGFCKELWHPGKQCLNPEQKLQRRKASGRMTEKEVAQELLNIKELYKDVRLCPNCRIAIAKSEGCNKMVCSNCGQFFCFRCGKAIAGYDHFRNCRLFEARDTAEWEREMDQLQFGNQMRNMLKPLGAVVRCPRCREKTFKDDEKFVFCWACRASICTLCKQTVEDKRLKRGHWGSPDCVRLAES from the exons ATGGCGACAGCTTCCGTCGGCGCCACGACATCGCGAGCGCTCGAACCCCAGAGCGACCCCTCCCCCAAATTCTTATCCGaggcatcctcctcctcctcgtcgcggaCCGCGGAGGCAGAGGCGAGGCAGGTGTGGTGCCACGACGGCGCCGATGCGGACGTGCTCGACCTGGACTCCCCGTGGGTCGCGGCGGCCGAGGCGGAGTTGAGGCTCGAGGAGGCCGCCATGGACGGGGCTGCGGCGGGACTGCGCCTTCATGCACGGGACGAGGCTGACGAAGACGAGATACGAAACAACCAGGAGCGACAGGACGACGAG CTGATGGCACTGGAAGCAATATACGGGGATGACCTTGTTGAACTAGAAAACAAAGGAGGGCTCCGATATTTCCAG ATTTTCATACGCTACGATCTTCATGATGATGCTGAAGTGTGTGCCAAGCTTTCTTCAGCTAACAAGAAAACAAAATGTGGAGCGTGTCCTGATGATGATGCCACAAAAGAACATAATGTTGGATCAGACGAATTCTCTTACACCTGCAACTTTGAGTACCTTCCTCCTTTGATACTGACATGCCTATTTCCAAAGTCGTATCCTAGCAAAGAGCCACCATATTTTACAGTCACCTCTAAATGGATGGATGAGCCTAATGTTTCCCAACTTTGTGAGATGCTTGACACCATTTGGGCAGAGCTGACAGGACAGGAAGTGGTATATCAATGGGTTGAGTGGATACACAACTCTTCTTTGTTACATCTCTGGTTTGATGGCAAGATAATGTTAGGTCAAGACACTCCAACATATAGAAGAGACAGACGTGCAATCTCGAGAAGTCTCTCGTTGGAGTCTACGATCCCTTCCATGCTCacttacagtagtaaaaaacactATCAAGCTTTTCTTGATGATCTCCATACGTGCATGATATGCCTTAACCAGACCAAAG GTTCCAACTTCATCAAGCTTCCGTGTCACCACTTGTTTTGCATGAAGTGCATGGAGACGTTATGCAGCATGCATGTGAAGGAAGGCACTTTATTTCAGTTAGTATGCCCCGACGCCAAGTGCAATACTTCCATTCCACACTACTTGTTAAAGAGGCTTCTTAACGAAGAAGAATTTGAACGTTGGGATAGACTTGCTCTTGAGAAAGCATTAGACTCGATGGCGGACGTGGTTTACTGCCcaaagtgtgtgattgcttgtgTGGAAGATGAGGATAACACTGCACAATGCCCGCAATGTTCGTTTACCTTTTGCGGCTTTTGCAAGGAATTATGGCATCCAGGAAAGCAGTGTCTAAATCCAGAACAGAAACTCCAGCGCCGGAAG GCGTCAGGCAGGATGACTGAGAAGGAGGTGGCACAGGAACTGCTGAACATCAAAGAGTTGTACAAGGATGTTCGGTTATGTCCAAATTGCAGAATTGCCATCGCCAAGAGTGAAGGCTGCAACAAAATGGTGTGTAGTAACTGTGGCCAGTTTTTTTGCTTCCGTTGCGGCAAGGCAATCGCTGGCTACGATCATTTCAG GAACTGTCGACTATTTGAGGCTAGAGATACGGCAGAGTGGGAGAGGGAGATGGACCAACTGCAATTTGGAAACCAGATGCGGAATATGTTAAAACCATTAGGTGCCGTCGTGAGATGTCCAAGGTGCCGCGAAAAGACCTTCAAG GATGATGAGAAATTTGTCTTCTGCTGGGCGTGCCGAGCAAGCATTTGCACACTATGCAAACAGACAGTTGAGGATAAGAGGCTGAAGCGAGGGCATTGGGGGTCGCCGGATTGTGTGAGGCTTGCCGAATCATAG